The following coding sequences lie in one Danio rerio strain Tuebingen ecotype United States chromosome 3, GRCz12tu, whole genome shotgun sequence genomic window:
- the LOC108179097 gene encoding uncharacterized protein — MSDPEPCRITDEDTEEQTDLSEESEESEDDERLKAEKTPHLQTEDALMQRDKNQLTCSQCRKSLASKYNLNEHMRIHTGEKPFTCTQCGTSFRLSSSLNRHMRIHTGEKPFTCTQCGTSFRLSSSLTQHMMIHTGERKHRCDQCGKTFLRASALKLHLRVHTKEKPYSCSECGKSFTEHSSLRRHQKIHTGVKEYMCFECGKTFITAADLKQHQRIHTGEKPYKCSHCDKRFSLLGNLKTHERLHTGEKPYSCDQCLERFTHSVQLKKHLKVHTGEKQHT; from the exons atgagtgatccagaaccctgcagaattacaGATGAAGACACTGAAGAACAAACAG ACCTTAGTGAAGAGAGTgaggagagtgaagatgatgAACGCCTAAAAGCTGAGAAAACACCTCATTTACAGACTGAAGATGCTTTAATGCAAAGAGACAAGAATCAATTGACCTGCAGTCAGTGTAGAAAGAGTCTGGCAAGCAAGTATAAtcttaatgaacacatgaggatccacactggagagaaaccattcacatgcactcagtgtgggacgaGTTTTAGACTATCGTCATctcttaatcgacacatgaggatccacactggagagaaaccgtttacatgcactcagtgtgggacgaGTTTTAGACTATCATCATCTCTTactcaacacatgatgatccacactggagagagaaaaCACAGATGTGATCAATGTGGCAAAACATTCTTGAGGGCATCAGCGCTGAAACTCCATCTCAGAGTTCATACAAAGGAGAAGCCTTATTCATgctctgagtgtggaaagagtttcacagAGCATTCAAGTTTAAGACgccatcagaagatccacactggtgtgaaagagtatatgtgctttgagtgtggaaagacttttattacagctgcagATCTGAAACAGCAccagaggatccacactggagagaaaccgtacaagtgttcacactgtgataAGAGATTCAGTCTGTTAGGAAACCTAAAAACACATGAGAGACTTCACACAGGAGAGAAACCGTACTCATGTGATCAGTGTCTGGAGAGATTCACACACTCGGTGCAGCTTAAGAAACACCTGAAagtccacactggagaaaagcagcACACATGA